In Nonomuraea sp. NBC_00507, the following are encoded in one genomic region:
- a CDS encoding helix-turn-helix transcriptional regulator: MDRHALADFLRNKRARISPADVGLPQGHRRRTPGLRREEVAQLAYISVDHYTRLEQARGRYPSRRVLGGIARALRLTDQERAHLFQLAGEREENEAVEPVREVQQSTLNLINRLTDAAAIVVDSTCRVVAWNPLAAALLVDFSALPPGQERNLVRCYFLHSDPDRPPLGLGGSDRFAVTAVSYLRLAATRYPYSRELKNLVAELLAGSEDFARLWNSHQLRIDRHLRQTVRHPEVGVIELDFDVLTVPDQEQQVIIFTAEPESPAYQTLQLLKVIGTQRMTVES, translated from the coding sequence ATGGACAGACATGCGTTGGCGGATTTCCTGCGCAACAAGCGGGCGCGGATCAGCCCGGCGGACGTGGGCCTGCCCCAGGGGCATCGCCGGCGTACCCCGGGCCTGCGGCGCGAGGAGGTCGCCCAGCTCGCCTACATCTCTGTCGACCACTACACGCGACTGGAGCAGGCGCGCGGCCGGTACCCGTCACGGCGCGTCCTCGGCGGCATCGCCCGCGCGCTGCGCCTCACCGACCAGGAGCGCGCTCACCTGTTCCAGCTCGCGGGGGAGAGGGAGGAGAACGAGGCGGTCGAACCGGTACGTGAGGTGCAGCAGAGCACGCTGAACCTGATCAACCGGCTGACCGACGCCGCCGCGATCGTCGTCGACTCCACCTGCCGCGTCGTAGCCTGGAATCCGCTGGCCGCGGCCCTGCTGGTGGACTTCTCTGCCTTGCCTCCCGGCCAGGAGCGAAACCTCGTCCGGTGCTACTTCCTGCACTCGGACCCGGACCGGCCGCCCCTTGGCTTGGGTGGCTCCGATCGGTTCGCCGTCACAGCGGTCAGCTACCTGCGCCTGGCGGCCACCCGCTACCCCTACAGCCGGGAGCTGAAGAACCTGGTGGCGGAACTGCTGGCCGGCAGCGAGGACTTCGCCCGCCTGTGGAACTCCCACCAGCTCCGCATCGACCGTCACCTGCGGCAGACCGTGCGGCATCCCGAGGTCGGCGTGATCGAGCTGGACTTCGACGTCCTCACCGTGCCCGACCAGGAGCAGCAGGTGATCATCTTCACCGCCGAGCCCGAATCCCCCGCCTACCAGACCCTGCAGTTGCTGAAGGTCATCGGCACCCAGCGCATGACCGTCGAGAGCTGA
- a CDS encoding NAD-dependent epimerase/dehydratase family protein, whose product MHIFITGASGYVGGVVTEHLVRAGHEVVTLARSDRASERVEALGAKAMPGELQDLDVLRAGAAGADAVVHTAVDYFNAGMGDIERDALRSMLDGLNEGAAFLYTSTGLVYPDTQGATVDEEHPVDPQSPQPFKILGERQVLDAGHVAGTVIRAGLVYGRAGSGLLQAMLASARQQGTVAYIGEGTNEWSSVHVDDLAALYAAVLARRSPGTVVNAAGAERTPMRRIVEAVAATAGAHAVSLAPEQAAEMMGPVAAMLTRSSPLNSAKARRLFGWNPTSPNLLDELTSGSYVQASA is encoded by the coding sequence ATGCATATCTTCATCACCGGCGCGAGCGGCTATGTCGGCGGCGTCGTCACCGAACACCTGGTCCGGGCCGGCCACGAGGTGGTCACCCTGGCCCGATCGGACCGGGCCAGCGAGCGGGTCGAGGCGCTGGGCGCCAAGGCGATGCCCGGCGAACTGCAGGACCTCGACGTCCTGCGCGCGGGAGCCGCCGGCGCCGACGCCGTCGTGCACACCGCGGTGGACTACTTCAACGCCGGCATGGGGGACATCGAGCGCGACGCCCTGCGGTCGATGCTGGACGGGCTGAACGAAGGGGCGGCGTTCCTCTACACCAGCACCGGCCTGGTCTACCCCGACACCCAGGGCGCCACGGTGGACGAGGAGCACCCGGTCGACCCGCAGAGCCCGCAGCCCTTCAAGATCCTCGGCGAACGGCAGGTCCTGGACGCCGGCCACGTCGCGGGCACGGTGATCCGGGCGGGGCTCGTCTACGGCCGGGCCGGGTCGGGGCTGTTGCAGGCCATGCTGGCCTCCGCCCGGCAACAGGGCACGGTCGCCTACATCGGCGAGGGGACCAACGAATGGTCGTCGGTCCACGTCGACGACCTCGCCGCGCTGTACGCGGCCGTGCTGGCGCGCCGTTCGCCCGGGACGGTCGTGAACGCCGCCGGGGCCGAGCGGACCCCCATGCGCAGGATCGTCGAGGCCGTCGCCGCGACGGCCGGAGCCCACGCCGTGTCCCTCGCACCTGAGCAGGCGGCCGAGATGATGGGACCGGTCGCCGCCATGCTCACCCGTTCATCGCCGCTGAACTCCGCCAAGGCGCGGCGGCTGTTCGGCTGGAACCCCACATCGCCGAACCTGCTCGACGAGCTGACCTCCGGCTCATACGTCCAGGCCTCCGCCTGA
- a CDS encoding ATP-binding protein — protein sequence MGTTVQVKVTDAGSFTSAPAVRTPSLDDDTGRGLWMVDMLADAWGFEHGENGASVWFWLTGREDKR from the coding sequence ATGGGCACGACCGTCCAGGTGAAGGTGACCGACGCCGGCTCGTTCACCAGCGCCCCCGCAGTACGCACGCCCTCTCTCGACGACGACACGGGCCGCGGCCTGTGGATGGTGGACATGCTCGCCGATGCATGGGGATTCGAACACGGCGAGAACGGCGCATCGGTTTGGTTCTGGCTGACCGGACGCGAGGATAAGCGATGA
- a CDS encoding XRE family transcriptional regulator: MIRQSVAIFATRTWGEAMYGEIVAHRVRQLIANSGRSQGEFAALAGLDPSKMSKSLSGARRFTSLDLARIAELGGVTVDWLLGADETPALAARLSSPPGSSTASAAQEAERLAQLRADLAFLGYRQQATLPQAPLQGSWWIGQGQQLAAWALDRAHMAEADPSQTRDLAELIENVFGIDVAISDLPDGFDGLACGGDQARLIVVGTSTVPSRQRFTLAHELGHVLAGDDQGLLVDVDIYDKRHSRQSSEIRANAFATAFLLP; the protein is encoded by the coding sequence ATGATCCGCCAGTCAGTTGCGATTTTCGCAACTAGAACCTGGGGTGAAGCCATGTACGGGGAGATCGTGGCACACCGGGTCCGCCAGCTGATCGCAAACAGTGGCCGGAGCCAAGGCGAGTTCGCGGCGCTGGCCGGACTCGACCCGTCCAAGATGTCCAAGTCGCTCTCCGGGGCCCGAAGATTCACCTCGCTCGATCTGGCGCGGATCGCCGAACTCGGCGGCGTGACGGTCGACTGGCTGCTCGGCGCCGATGAGACCCCCGCGCTGGCGGCGCGACTCTCGTCACCGCCGGGCAGCTCCACGGCAAGTGCCGCCCAGGAGGCCGAGCGGCTCGCTCAGCTCCGCGCGGATCTCGCCTTCCTCGGCTACCGGCAGCAGGCCACACTCCCTCAGGCCCCGCTCCAGGGCAGTTGGTGGATCGGGCAGGGGCAGCAACTCGCCGCCTGGGCCCTTGACCGTGCGCACATGGCCGAAGCCGATCCCAGCCAAACCCGCGATCTCGCCGAACTGATCGAGAACGTCTTCGGCATCGACGTGGCAATCAGCGACCTGCCGGACGGTTTCGACGGCCTGGCCTGCGGCGGGGATCAGGCCCGTCTGATCGTCGTCGGCACCTCGACGGTTCCCAGCCGCCAGCGGTTCACCCTCGCCCATGAGCTGGGCCATGTACTGGCCGGCGACGATCAGGGTTTGCTGGTAGATGTCGACATTTACGACAAACGCCACAGCCGACAATCCTCCGAGATCCGAGCGAACGCCTTCGCCACCGCCTTTCTCCTACCCTGA
- a CDS encoding ATP-binding protein, which translates to MTMREFPAVLEELGHVRHFVVGVVAGHPAADDVVLAVSELAANAVEHSAAGRDDNFEVRIAHLPGAVRVEVHDHGGAGEPRLGRAGEEATRGRGLFLVDHLSRTWGISHLPDHTGVWCEIGCTCADVPELERAAA; encoded by the coding sequence ATGACGATGCGAGAGTTCCCGGCCGTGCTGGAGGAGCTCGGTCACGTGCGTCATTTCGTGGTCGGCGTCGTGGCCGGCCACCCAGCCGCGGACGACGTGGTACTGGCGGTCTCCGAACTGGCCGCCAACGCCGTCGAGCACTCCGCCGCCGGCCGCGACGACAACTTCGAGGTGCGCATCGCCCACCTGCCCGGTGCGGTTCGCGTCGAGGTGCACGACCACGGCGGCGCGGGAGAGCCGCGGCTGGGCCGGGCCGGGGAGGAGGCCACGCGAGGCCGCGGGCTGTTCCTCGTCGACCATCTGTCCCGTACCTGGGGTATCAGCCACCTGCCCGACCACACCGGCGTCTGGTGCGAGATCGGCTGCACCTGCGCCGATGTACCGGAACTCGAGCGGGCCGCCGCCTGA
- a CDS encoding DUF6461 domain-containing protein has product MADPLAPFRWLEASPGDRDDLLGEIFCVSFFRGLEPVEVLHRFGAGRPGREMTFHELCVKVWESIGMTDDDYVGVVQVGEWGVAVELEGFQATLAGPLIGLSRGCEAAAVGRHDYAEDSFVYAVDGKVVTSFTPHLPGTRWGGDPDRINELMREAGLPPEKLDGEAWEATWDDMYANRISRAFLLAAKITGVVFTPSVLDGPLLVGAISQRS; this is encoded by the coding sequence GTGGCCGATCCCCTCGCCCCGTTCCGTTGGTTGGAAGCCTCGCCAGGAGACCGCGACGATCTGCTTGGTGAGATTTTCTGTGTGTCCTTTTTTCGCGGGCTCGAACCTGTCGAGGTGTTGCACCGCTTCGGGGCCGGACGCCCAGGGCGGGAGATGACCTTCCACGAACTCTGTGTGAAGGTCTGGGAATCCATAGGGATGACCGACGACGACTATGTTGGTGTTGTCCAGGTCGGTGAGTGGGGCGTGGCCGTTGAACTGGAGGGTTTCCAGGCGACGCTGGCCGGGCCGTTGATCGGGCTGTCCCGGGGATGTGAGGCGGCGGCCGTGGGACGGCACGATTATGCGGAGGACAGCTTCGTGTACGCGGTAGATGGCAAGGTCGTCACCAGCTTCACGCCGCACCTGCCAGGCACTCGGTGGGGCGGCGACCCGGACCGGATCAACGAGCTCATGCGTGAAGCCGGTTTGCCTCCGGAGAAGTTGGATGGAGAGGCATGGGAGGCGACGTGGGATGACATGTACGCCAACAGGATCTCGCGTGCGTTCTTGCTGGCGGCCAAGATCACTGGCGTGGTGTTCACTCCGAGCGTCCTCGACGGGCCCCTACTCGTCGGCGCCATCAGTCAGCGATCATGA
- a CDS encoding SMI1/KNR4 family protein has translation MNPADKPLYPWIEVLRAEDVRYTKRASDDSADGQLQLGMPGASEAEILAHEERLGTRLPPSYRQFLQVSNGWILMEEENEESQDFLSPLVRIGWFRDIESTYATGWFDDDPRFSRPLPTVPDEEYFIYGEGQDCSLHFRTEYVVDTLLIGAEDEGHFLLNPHIKAPDGEWEAWYLAHWLPGAERYRSFWDLINYRFRGAGQAS, from the coding sequence ATGAATCCAGCCGACAAACCCCTGTATCCCTGGATTGAGGTCCTCCGTGCTGAGGACGTGAGGTACACCAAGCGTGCCAGTGACGACTCAGCCGATGGACAGCTCCAACTGGGGATGCCAGGAGCGAGCGAGGCCGAAATCCTGGCGCACGAGGAGCGGCTTGGAACGCGTCTGCCTCCCAGCTACCGGCAGTTCCTCCAGGTCTCCAACGGCTGGATCCTTATGGAGGAAGAGAATGAGGAGAGCCAAGACTTCCTCTCACCCTTGGTGAGAATCGGCTGGTTTCGCGATATCGAGTCGACTTACGCCACCGGATGGTTCGACGACGATCCGCGTTTTTCTCGCCCTCTGCCAACAGTGCCCGATGAGGAGTACTTCATCTACGGTGAGGGCCAAGACTGCTCCCTCCATTTCAGGACCGAGTACGTAGTGGACACTCTGCTGATCGGTGCGGAAGACGAGGGGCACTTTCTCCTCAACCCTCACATCAAGGCGCCTGACGGCGAATGGGAGGCGTGGTACTTGGCTCATTGGCTACCCGGCGCCGAGCGCTATCGCTCCTTCTGGGATCTGATCAACTATCGATTTCGCGGCGCTGGCCAGGCTTCGTAG
- a CDS encoding SDR family oxidoreductase, with translation MTACAVLTGAAIVARAAAAASNPRGRRIGKSSSCGRRWTAPHSGATLIDLSFYVLAVYGAAKAGLLSFSRGLTYELKDRGIRVNGVSPGPTESAPSRRRPAPPPPPRVQRG, from the coding sequence GTGACAGCCTGCGCCGTGCTCACGGGCGCGGCGATCGTGGCCAGGGCAGCGGCTGCGGCGAGTAACCCAAGGGGTCGGCGCATAGGAAAGTCCTCCAGTTGCGGTAGACGCTGGACGGCTCCGCATTCTGGCGCGACCCTAATCGATTTGTCATTTTATGTCTTGGCGGTCTACGGTGCCGCCAAGGCGGGCCTGCTGTCCTTTTCCCGCGGGCTGACTTATGAGCTGAAGGACCGGGGCATCCGGGTCAACGGGGTGAGCCCGGGGCCGACCGAGAGTGCTCCATCGAGACGTCGGCCAGCGCCTCCACCACCACCTCGGGTTCAACGGGGATAG
- a CDS encoding CAP domain-containing protein, with protein sequence MRRPLGLLAAAAALATIAAPVSTAQAVTASPASGVGRSGSLSLFGSATTASVSGAARVGTARENMVVRLVNARRAKKGCRALKHHPQLHRAARGHSADMAEYNYFSSTSRDGRSFTDRIKEAGFTGGTSLAENIAKGQRTPAAVVQSWMGYSGTKATIMNCKFTFIGVGAVEGSDDAIYWTQVFAAK encoded by the coding sequence ATGCGCCGACCCCTTGGGTTACTCGCCGCAGCCGCTGCCCTGGCCACGATCGCCGCGCCCGTGAGCACGGCGCAGGCTGTCACGGCGTCCCCGGCTTCCGGAGTCGGCCGGTCCGGCTCGCTCAGCCTGTTCGGGTCGGCCACCACGGCGTCCGTATCCGGCGCCGCCAGAGTGGGAACGGCGCGGGAGAACATGGTCGTGCGGCTGGTCAATGCCCGGCGGGCGAAGAAGGGATGCCGGGCGCTCAAGCACCATCCGCAACTCCACCGGGCCGCCCGCGGGCACTCGGCTGACATGGCGGAGTACAACTACTTCTCGAGCACCTCCCGCGACGGCCGATCCTTCACGGACCGCATCAAGGAGGCCGGCTTTACCGGCGGCACCAGCCTGGCGGAGAACATCGCCAAGGGCCAGCGCACCCCGGCCGCGGTCGTGCAGTCCTGGATGGGCTACTCCGGAACCAAGGCCACCATCATGAACTGCAAGTTCACCTTCATCGGGGTCGGCGCGGTCGAGGGCTCCGATGACGCGATCTACTGGACCCAGGTCTTCGCCGCCAAGTGA
- a CDS encoding MFS transporter, protein MFAPKAGSYSSKSQIWSNTRAGLRWLIKHPRLRMIVSLGAVFAAMDSAWFAVLMLYVPQVLGLPAWGYGVLLGIGAVGGLAGGFFATRVTRMVGPAAALAGASVAPRLGRHGPSAGRRGRGSSHPLLRRRASHHGGASPHRTTDHSVGAPPQPDVTSPCFHGRESTEKVP, encoded by the coding sequence GTGTTTGCTCCGAAAGCCGGTTCGTACAGCAGCAAGAGTCAGATCTGGAGTAACACTCGCGCCGGTCTGCGGTGGCTGATCAAACATCCTCGCTTGCGAATGATCGTGAGCTTGGGCGCCGTGTTCGCGGCGATGGACAGCGCCTGGTTCGCCGTGCTCATGCTCTACGTGCCTCAGGTCCTCGGTCTACCGGCTTGGGGCTACGGCGTGTTGCTGGGCATCGGCGCCGTTGGGGGGCTCGCCGGAGGGTTCTTCGCGACACGGGTCACGCGAATGGTCGGACCCGCGGCAGCTCTGGCTGGTGCCTCGGTTGCGCCGCGATTAGGCCGCCATGGGCCGTCTGCGGGCAGGCGAGGCCGCGGGTCGTCGCATCCGCTGCTCCGACGTCGCGCTTCTCACCATGGGGGCGCGTCACCGCATCGGACGACAGATCACTCTGTAGGAGCGCCCCCACAACCTGATGTCACTTCTCCGTGCTTCCATGGTCGTGAAAGCACGGAGAAAGTGCCGTGA
- a CDS encoding C40 family peptidase: MSRIAICLAAAIAGLTLAAPAQAATDDHTTLTGPQVKRIQQKRQPTPAWKTALAFAMKKRGIPYVWGGASDNGYDCSGLMLRAYKHAGIELPRTAAQQYNAFSRKISWDELKSGDLVFFHGLGHVGMISRPGYMVHAPRTGDVVKEERLSGWRRQSFVGAVRPDPKGVRLSIEQRKTPAPSMFTATL; the protein is encoded by the coding sequence GTGTCTCGCATTGCCATCTGCCTGGCGGCAGCCATCGCCGGGCTCACTCTGGCCGCTCCGGCCCAGGCCGCCACCGACGACCACACCACCCTGACCGGCCCCCAGGTCAAGCGCATCCAGCAGAAGCGCCAGCCGACTCCCGCCTGGAAGACCGCCCTCGCCTTCGCCATGAAGAAGCGCGGCATCCCGTACGTCTGGGGCGGGGCCAGCGACAACGGCTACGACTGCTCCGGGCTCATGCTCAGGGCATACAAGCACGCTGGCATCGAGTTGCCGCGCACCGCGGCGCAACAGTACAACGCGTTCTCCAGGAAGATCTCCTGGGACGAGCTCAAGTCAGGTGACCTGGTCTTCTTCCACGGGCTTGGGCACGTGGGGATGATCTCGAGGCCCGGCTACATGGTGCACGCGCCGCGCACCGGAGACGTGGTCAAGGAGGAACGCCTCTCCGGCTGGCGCAGGCAGTCGTTCGTGGGCGCCGTACGGCCAGACCCTAAGGGGGTACGGCTCTCCATCGAGCAGCGCAAGACCCCCGCGCCCTCGATGTTCACCGCCACCCTGTGA
- a CDS encoding bile acid:sodium symporter family protein, producing MALASVLLPLALMIIMLGLGLSLTIADFRRVVAYPKAAVVALTCQVVLLPAVCLGLVLAFGLPPALAVGMMLLAASPGGTTANLYSHLFGGDVALNVTLTAINSVLAVVTLPLVTNLSLSYFGDAGTLGLQLDKTVQVIALVLVPVAVGMAVRSFRPRFADRMESPVKIASAVILVLVILGALLQELDNIAGYIRSVGAITVLFSVISLAVGYWAPRLAGVGRRQAIASCMEIGIHNATLAITVALSPALLNNTQMAVPAATYGVLMFFTAAVAGFLVRARASSDAASEASTA from the coding sequence ATGGCCCTTGCCAGCGTATTGCTTCCCCTCGCTCTGATGATCATCATGCTGGGGCTCGGCCTGAGCCTGACGATCGCCGACTTCCGACGTGTGGTCGCGTACCCCAAGGCCGCCGTCGTGGCGCTGACCTGCCAGGTCGTCCTCTTACCCGCCGTGTGCCTCGGCCTCGTCCTCGCTTTCGGCCTGCCACCCGCACTCGCCGTCGGCATGATGCTCCTGGCCGCCTCGCCTGGCGGCACGACCGCTAACCTCTACAGCCACCTGTTCGGCGGCGACGTCGCGCTGAACGTGACGCTCACCGCGATCAACTCGGTGCTGGCCGTCGTGACGCTGCCTCTGGTGACCAACCTGTCCCTGAGCTACTTCGGCGATGCCGGCACGCTGGGCCTCCAGCTCGACAAGACGGTGCAGGTGATCGCACTGGTGCTCGTCCCCGTGGCGGTCGGCATGGCGGTGCGTTCGTTCAGGCCTCGGTTCGCGGACCGTATGGAATCCCCCGTGAAGATCGCTTCTGCCGTCATCCTGGTCCTGGTCATCCTCGGCGCGTTGTTGCAGGAGCTGGACAACATCGCAGGCTACATCCGCTCCGTGGGCGCCATCACGGTCCTGTTCAGCGTGATCAGCTTGGCCGTCGGATACTGGGCGCCCCGCCTGGCCGGAGTGGGCCGCCGCCAGGCCATCGCGTCGTGCATGGAGATCGGCATTCACAACGCGACCCTCGCGATCACCGTTGCGCTCAGCCCGGCGCTGCTGAACAACACCCAGATGGCGGTGCCCGCCGCGACGTACGGCGTCCTGATGTTCTTCACCGCGGCCGTCGCCGGTTTCCTCGTCCGAGCTCGCGCCTCCTCCGATGCCGCGTCAGAAGCGAGCACTGCCTGA
- a CDS encoding ArsR/SmtB family transcription factor: MSTEPVMHTPAAMKALASPLRREILRHLANHGPATSTTLAKAMGQNTGTTSYHLRMLSDTGFVTELRDRAKGRERWWDVVKADRRMPTRDELTDAEQDLAERLGDSKLAEDLRLLSAFAHNRDEDGDWQQGSRASTFMTKAQLKEFHEEYLKLVHRFGTDRDTAPADARMILLRWIGFPDPRGS; encoded by the coding sequence ATGTCAACGGAACCGGTCATGCACACCCCGGCGGCGATGAAGGCGCTCGCCAGCCCACTGCGGCGAGAGATCCTCCGCCACCTCGCCAATCACGGCCCGGCCACCTCTACCACGCTGGCCAAAGCCATGGGCCAGAACACCGGGACAACCAGCTACCACCTGCGGATGTTGTCCGACACCGGTTTCGTGACCGAGCTGCGCGACCGCGCCAAAGGGCGGGAACGCTGGTGGGACGTCGTCAAAGCCGACCGGCGGATGCCCACCCGCGATGAACTGACCGACGCCGAACAAGACCTCGCCGAGCGACTGGGCGACTCCAAACTGGCCGAGGACCTACGGCTGCTGTCGGCCTTCGCCCACAACCGGGACGAGGACGGCGACTGGCAGCAGGGCTCCCGCGCCAGCACCTTCATGACCAAGGCACAGCTCAAGGAATTCCACGAGGAGTACCTCAAACTGGTGCACCGCTTCGGCACCGATCGCGACACCGCACCCGCGGACGCCCGGATGATCCTGCTGCGCTGGATCGGTTTCCCCGACCCCCGCGGCTCCTGA
- a CDS encoding TetR/AcrR family transcriptional regulator — protein sequence MTELEKGPQGRRRGRGARERILSASQQLFREQGINRTGMDQLCAAAQVSKRTAYQHFTGKDELVAEYLRRFDPSVLSGVFDRTDLTPRERLLAAFDIPPTTPLCPYIAAAVELHDPQHPASQYARDYKKAVAARLADTAREAGAADPEQLGEQLALLIDGAAARTRVLNADAFPAAAAIAAVLIDNAIPAAARDDRRREEGSS from the coding sequence GTGACGGAGTTGGAGAAGGGCCCCCAGGGCCGCCGCCGCGGCCGGGGCGCCCGCGAGCGCATCCTCAGCGCGTCCCAGCAACTGTTTCGCGAGCAGGGCATCAACCGCACCGGCATGGACCAGCTTTGCGCGGCGGCCCAGGTGTCCAAACGCACGGCGTACCAGCACTTCACCGGCAAGGACGAACTCGTCGCCGAGTACCTGCGCCGGTTCGACCCCTCCGTTCTGTCCGGCGTGTTCGACCGCACCGACCTCACGCCCCGCGAACGGCTCCTCGCCGCCTTCGACATCCCCCCCACCACCCCCCTGTGCCCCTACATCGCCGCCGCCGTCGAACTCCACGACCCCCAGCACCCCGCATCCCAGTACGCACGCGACTACAAGAAAGCCGTCGCCGCGCGGCTCGCCGACACCGCCCGCGAAGCCGGCGCCGCCGACCCTGAACAGCTCGGCGAGCAGCTCGCGCTGCTCATCGACGGCGCCGCGGCCCGCACCCGGGTCCTCAACGCCGACGCCTTCCCCGCCGCCGCCGCCATCGCCGCCGTCCTCATCGACAACGCCATCCCCGCCGCAGCCCGCGATGACCGACGACGGGAGGAAGGGTCAAGTTAA
- a CDS encoding SDR family NAD(P)-dependent oxidoreductase — protein sequence MGKLDGKVAVITGGTTGMALAGAKLFVDEGAHVFITGRRQDALDEAVKQIGRNVTGVQGDAADLNDLDRLYDTVKREKGSLDVLWASAGGGEPAPLGEITEAQFDTWFGLNARGTLFTVQKALPFFNDGGSILMTGSNASLGAFPGWSVYAGSKAVQQAWARVWLNELKDRRIRVNVLTPGQVATAKQEELFDEATKRQFESLIPRGQMGRPDEIATAALFLASDDSSYVNGMELVADGGTTAI from the coding sequence ATGGGAAAGCTTGACGGCAAGGTAGCGGTCATCACCGGCGGCACCACCGGCATGGCGCTGGCCGGCGCGAAGCTGTTCGTCGACGAGGGAGCGCACGTCTTCATCACCGGCCGCCGCCAGGACGCCCTGGACGAGGCCGTGAAGCAGATCGGCCGCAACGTCACCGGCGTCCAGGGCGACGCCGCCGACCTGAACGACCTGGACCGCCTGTACGACACCGTCAAGCGGGAGAAGGGCAGCCTCGACGTGCTGTGGGCCAGCGCAGGCGGGGGCGAGCCCGCCCCGCTCGGCGAGATCACCGAGGCCCAGTTCGACACCTGGTTCGGGCTCAATGCCCGCGGCACCCTGTTCACCGTCCAGAAGGCCCTCCCGTTCTTCAACGACGGCGGCTCCATCCTCATGACCGGCTCCAACGCCTCCCTCGGCGCCTTCCCCGGCTGGAGCGTCTACGCCGGCAGCAAGGCCGTCCAGCAGGCCTGGGCCCGCGTCTGGCTCAACGAGCTCAAGGACCGCCGCATCCGCGTCAACGTCCTGACCCCCGGCCAGGTCGCCACCGCCAAGCAGGAAGAACTCTTCGACGAGGCCACCAAGCGCCAGTTCGAGTCCCTCATCCCCCGCGGCCAGATGGGCCGCCCCGACGAAATCGCCACCGCCGCCCTCTTCCTCGCCTCCGACGACTCCAGCTACGTCAACGGCATGGAACTCGTCGCCGACGGCGGCACCACCGCCATCTAA
- a CDS encoding NADPH-dependent F420 reductase gives MSNISIIGTGNMARTIGARAIAGGNTVEVMGRDQSKAADLAKALGGGATTGEWGTAPAGDIVIVALLYDGVVPVVAQYGDALAGKVIVDISNPFNSTFDGLAHREETSIAQEVAKAAPAGASVVKAFNTIFRHVLEKGRPDVFIAGDNAQAKASVEAFIESLGLRPLDVGGLKMAHWLEGAGVVTVGLANHGVGNLDFALSITELPV, from the coding sequence ATGAGCAACATCAGCATCATCGGCACCGGGAACATGGCCCGCACCATCGGAGCGCGGGCGATAGCGGGCGGCAACACCGTCGAGGTCATGGGCCGCGATCAGTCCAAGGCCGCTGACCTGGCCAAGGCTCTCGGCGGCGGCGCCACGACGGGAGAATGGGGTACCGCCCCGGCCGGGGACATCGTCATCGTGGCCCTGTTGTACGACGGCGTCGTGCCGGTCGTCGCCCAGTACGGAGACGCTCTCGCGGGCAAGGTCATCGTCGACATCAGCAATCCCTTCAACTCCACGTTCGACGGGCTTGCCCACCGCGAGGAGACCTCGATCGCGCAGGAAGTCGCCAAGGCGGCCCCGGCCGGCGCCAGCGTGGTGAAGGCGTTCAACACCATCTTCCGCCATGTCCTGGAGAAGGGCCGGCCCGACGTCTTCATCGCTGGCGATAATGCGCAGGCCAAGGCAAGTGTGGAGGCGTTCATCGAGAGCCTCGGGCTACGCCCGCTGGACGTCGGCGGCCTGAAAATGGCGCACTGGCTGGAAGGAGCGGGCGTGGTCACGGTGGGCCTCGCCAACCACGGGGTGGGGAACTTGGACTTCGCCCTCAGCATCACCGAACTTCCCGTCTGA
- a CDS encoding LLM class flavin-dependent oxidoreductase: MKRHLDPVLLWTVAATATSRVRLNASTLSTFYYEPPHLARMLTTLDVLSDGRLEVGVGLGWTKDEHDISPTADWRRRGRMLDDLLAFLHEWCTANPASWDSEFFSLRPVHADLRPAQAGGPPIWIGGASEAATRRVGRSAMRSVSHLSTESAVYRDDPARSRR; this comes from the coding sequence ATGAAGCGTCACCTCGACCCGGTGCTGCTGTGGACCGTCGCCGCGACGGCGACCAGCCGGGTGCGGCTGAATGCCAGCACGCTCAGCACCTTCTACTACGAGCCGCCGCACCTGGCCCGGATGCTGACCACGCTCGACGTGCTCAGCGACGGCCGTCTCGAGGTCGGCGTGGGACTCGGGTGGACGAAGGACGAGCACGACATCTCCCCCACCGCGGACTGGCGCCGGCGCGGGCGGATGCTCGATGACCTGCTGGCGTTCCTGCACGAGTGGTGCACGGCCAACCCGGCGTCCTGGGACAGCGAGTTCTTCTCGCTGCGGCCGGTCCACGCCGACCTGCGCCCGGCGCAAGCGGGCGGGCCGCCCATCTGGATCGGCGGCGCCAGCGAGGCCGCGACGCGCCGGGTCGGCCGCAGCGCCATGCGAAGCGTCTCCCACCTTTCAACGGAGTCGGCAGTGTATCGAGATGATCCGGCTCGTTCGCGGCGATGA